In Pedobacter sp. WC2423, the following are encoded in one genomic region:
- a CDS encoding sensor histidine kinase: MINKASAFRSKGLILLLLLLVSGIYGYGQTTFIKHYGSKDGLPSNSCYFILQDKKGYIWVASDAGVSRFDGKVFENFSIDDGLPDNQIIRLNEDRSGRIWFFSLNGQLSYFKNGVIYNESNDKLLQLLKFNGVVTSFFEDSKGHIWFGTNKNLLARWDGQSLKKYTSTDPENQFINTFIYEDQSGTIWASSAHAVRIFDGETFHKTTFKVGSLSYKTVKNLPNRTMYFLDKKGLNFKNGIQQQLTMKIDSTLLADNPGYFYAENQKELWLTTNSGVYHLEADGVKTHYLHNLTTNQVIKDNRENMWFATGNGIYMLPKKSKRVYIRDNRYGLSNNTVRSIIKDHSGNLWMGLDNGKINILNKSTHQISTIDLPDKKKFSSIKQLSTDSSGEKVFFSSDYGLGIRSAKQTNTADIKYLKETHSSGFVLKSFSISSKNQLTLALSSGVVMMNDPFHKLSFTSSNYKEGENFFSNRAYRVYYDKDDNLWFSNVNGLAELSAGKLTRHYQRHPLLTKRINDIAQLPDGTIVLATDGYGLLFFKNNLLIRQITRQDGLANNICKRLFIQKDHVWVVTTNGVNRIFLNSKNPVESFEYTNNLLDNDVNGLYIDRDTAYFATNHGLVFFANTPFDRNKEMPKVLISAIINNRKPLSLNTDSFNLAPAANNITFYYSALDFQNNYILYRYRLKSASPWTETKNRRLEFSSLEPGSYKFELSAKTNNSQWSKPVAVSFVLKAHFWQSWWFIFVILLLASFSFYKIAVIVTQQQKDKEQQRLLLKNKILMLEQQALQAMMNPHFVFNVMNSIQHYINTKDTSSANKILTGFARLIRKNLDICTKSFISLEEEIEYLSLYLTLEKKRFGEKFTYNIHIAPDIDQDETMIPSMILQPYIENAIWHGLMPKEEGGKISIVIQQQDASLLIQIIDDGVGIDNSLLIKREKHESKGMSLTQERINLINQIEANPIQISIKQNGNSGTTISILVPNR; this comes from the coding sequence GTGATAAATAAAGCAAGCGCTTTCCGTAGTAAAGGACTCATTCTATTACTCCTTTTACTGGTTTCTGGTATTTATGGCTACGGACAGACTACTTTTATTAAACACTATGGCAGTAAAGACGGTCTGCCCAGCAACAGCTGCTACTTTATCCTTCAGGACAAAAAAGGATATATCTGGGTGGCCTCAGACGCAGGCGTGAGCCGCTTTGACGGAAAAGTATTTGAAAACTTCTCTATTGATGACGGTTTACCCGACAACCAGATTATCCGGCTGAACGAAGATCGTTCCGGAAGAATCTGGTTTTTTTCTTTAAATGGTCAGCTCAGCTACTTTAAAAATGGGGTGATTTACAATGAAAGTAATGACAAATTACTCCAGCTTTTAAAATTTAATGGCGTAGTCACCTCCTTCTTTGAAGACAGCAAAGGTCATATCTGGTTTGGAACCAATAAAAATCTGCTGGCCAGATGGGATGGGCAATCCTTAAAAAAATACACCTCTACCGATCCCGAAAATCAGTTTATCAATACTTTTATTTACGAAGACCAGTCGGGCACGATATGGGCATCCAGTGCACACGCTGTGCGTATCTTTGATGGAGAAACCTTTCATAAAACAACATTTAAAGTCGGTTCTTTATCCTATAAAACTGTCAAAAACCTTCCCAACCGGACGATGTATTTCCTCGATAAAAAGGGACTTAACTTCAAAAACGGTATACAACAGCAGCTAACGATGAAGATCGACAGCACTTTGCTGGCAGATAATCCCGGCTATTTTTATGCAGAAAACCAAAAAGAGCTGTGGCTGACTACCAATTCAGGAGTGTACCACCTGGAAGCAGATGGTGTAAAAACACATTACCTGCATAACCTGACCACAAATCAGGTGATCAAAGACAATCGGGAAAATATGTGGTTTGCCACCGGTAATGGCATCTATATGTTACCTAAAAAGTCTAAAAGAGTTTATATCCGGGATAACCGTTATGGATTAAGCAACAATACCGTCAGAAGCATTATTAAAGACCATTCAGGTAATCTCTGGATGGGACTGGACAATGGAAAAATTAATATCCTGAACAAATCAACACATCAAATCAGCACAATTGATTTGCCTGATAAGAAAAAGTTCAGCAGCATTAAACAACTCAGTACCGATTCTTCCGGAGAAAAAGTATTTTTCAGTTCAGACTACGGCTTAGGTATACGCTCTGCTAAACAGACCAATACTGCGGATATCAAATACCTGAAAGAAACGCATAGTTCTGGTTTTGTATTGAAAAGCTTTAGTATCAGCAGCAAAAATCAGCTTACCCTGGCACTATCCTCTGGTGTAGTCATGATGAATGACCCTTTCCATAAACTATCATTTACTTCATCGAATTATAAAGAAGGAGAAAACTTCTTCAGCAACAGAGCTTATCGCGTCTATTATGATAAAGACGATAACTTATGGTTTTCCAACGTGAACGGGCTGGCCGAATTATCAGCAGGCAAACTCACCAGGCACTATCAGCGCCACCCTTTGTTAACCAAAAGGATTAACGACATCGCGCAATTGCCAGACGGTACTATTGTGCTCGCTACCGATGGATATGGGCTGCTTTTTTTTAAAAACAATCTGCTGATCCGTCAAATCACCCGTCAAGATGGGCTCGCAAACAATATCTGTAAAAGACTATTCATCCAAAAAGACCACGTTTGGGTAGTCACTACTAATGGTGTAAACCGGATCTTTCTAAACAGTAAAAATCCCGTGGAATCTTTCGAATACACCAATAACCTGCTCGACAATGATGTCAACGGCTTATATATAGACCGTGATACCGCCTATTTTGCCACTAACCATGGCCTTGTTTTCTTTGCTAATACCCCTTTTGACAGAAATAAGGAAATGCCTAAAGTATTGATCTCCGCGATCATCAATAACAGAAAGCCACTGAGCCTGAATACGGATTCCTTCAACCTGGCCCCAGCAGCAAATAACATTACATTTTACTACAGTGCCCTTGACTTTCAAAACAACTACATCTTATACCGCTACCGGTTAAAATCGGCCAGCCCATGGACAGAAACAAAAAACAGGAGACTGGAATTCTCTTCTCTGGAACCTGGAAGCTATAAATTTGAACTCAGTGCAAAAACAAACAACAGCCAGTGGAGCAAACCAGTAGCCGTAAGTTTCGTTTTAAAAGCACACTTCTGGCAATCCTGGTGGTTCATTTTCGTCATCCTGCTTTTGGCCAGCTTTAGTTTTTATAAGATTGCGGTCATTGTGACCCAGCAGCAAAAAGATAAAGAACAACAAAGGCTCCTGCTCAAAAATAAGATCCTGATGCTCGAACAACAGGCCCTGCAAGCGATGATGAATCCACATTTTGTTTTTAATGTGATGAACTCTATTCAACATTACATCAATACCAAAGACACTTCCTCAGCCAATAAGATACTTACCGGTTTTGCCCGGCTGATCAGAAAAAACCTGGACATCTGTACCAAAAGCTTTATTTCTTTAGAAGAAGAGATCGAATACCTGTCTCTTTACCTGACCCTGGAAAAGAAAAGATTTGGAGAAAAGTTTACTTATAACATTCACATTGCCCCGGACATCGATCAGGATGAGACGATGATTCCCTCTATGATTTTGCAGCCCTATATAGAAAATGCAATCTGGCACGGCCTGATGCCTAAAGAAGAAGGCGGAAAAATCTCCATTGTGATTCAGCAGCAAGATGCCTCTTTATTGATTCAAATCATAGATGATGGAGTGGGAATAGACAATTCATTACTTATCAAAAGAGAAAAACATGAGAGCAAAGGGATGAGTCTTACCCAGGAAAGGATCAACCTGATTAACCAGATTGAAGCAAACCCAATACAAATCAGTATTAAACAGAACGGCAATTCAGGCACAACTATCTCTATTTTAGTCCCAAACAGGTAA
- a CDS encoding ferritin-like domain-containing protein, with translation MNIINILEEIEKVDGEVYERLNPRRAAMKSFYGFGSKVALAALPMALGSMFKKAYGQTTNSVIDVLNFALTLEYIEYNFYQTGINTAGLIPAGTPAVGAINTIRDHELAHVNLLKGAITASGGTPVSYTAASFDFTAKGNFPTVFSDYPTFLAVAQVFEDTGVRAYKGQAGNLMSSPSVLQTALQIHSVEARHASHIRQMRKAPAGGGLTSLKPWITGANDSGVAAAAASYAGEDNVTQLDINIPGLGFSVNASTEAFDEPLTKDQVLAIASLFIK, from the coding sequence ATGAATATCATTAACATATTAGAAGAAATTGAAAAAGTGGATGGGGAAGTGTATGAACGCTTAAATCCACGCAGAGCAGCAATGAAATCATTTTATGGCTTTGGATCAAAAGTAGCTTTAGCTGCGCTTCCAATGGCTTTAGGTTCTATGTTCAAGAAGGCTTACGGACAAACCACAAACAGTGTGATTGATGTGCTGAACTTTGCTTTAACTTTAGAATATATTGAATATAATTTTTACCAGACTGGTATTAATACTGCTGGATTAATTCCTGCCGGTACACCTGCTGTAGGCGCGATCAATACAATTCGTGATCATGAATTAGCACACGTTAATTTGTTAAAAGGAGCAATTACTGCTTCGGGCGGTACTCCGGTATCTTATACGGCGGCTTCGTTTGATTTTACTGCAAAAGGAAATTTCCCTACTGTATTTTCTGATTATCCAACTTTCCTTGCGGTAGCGCAAGTGTTTGAAGATACAGGTGTAAGAGCTTATAAAGGTCAGGCTGGGAACTTAATGAGCAGCCCAAGTGTATTACAAACTGCCTTACAGATTCACTCTGTTGAAGCGCGTCACGCTTCACATATCCGCCAGATGCGTAAAGCTCCGGCTGGTGGAGGCTTAACTTCTTTAAAACCATGGATTACTGGTGCTAATGATAGCGGGGTTGCAGCAGCGGCAGCGAGTTATGCTGGTGAAGATAATGTAACACAGTTAGATATTAATATTCCAGGTCTTGGTTTCTCTGTAAATGCATCAACAGAAGCTTTTGATGAACCACTAACTAAAGATCAGGTACTTGCAATTGCAAGTCTGTTTATCAAATAA
- a CDS encoding LytR/AlgR family response regulator transcription factor: protein MIIVDDEEFARSSLFFLLQENCENVHISGIAKSVDEARELLSLHEVDLIFLDIAMPGKNGFELIPDAKLNNTQVVFTTAYDQYALRAIKANALDYLLKPIDIDELKETVEKAAKLIRMIDQESDRNERLKNLANNLADRSEIRKISLPNGQGYTLIDLNEIIHIEADSNYSIFHLDNREKITVSKVLKDYEEILPEDQFIRIHKSSIVNLNYLKEYNSKNGLEVLLKNGEKIAVSRRRASIFAEKVKQYTNFASDK from the coding sequence GTGATAATAGTAGACGATGAAGAATTTGCGCGCTCTTCACTTTTTTTTCTCTTACAGGAAAATTGCGAAAATGTACACATCAGCGGGATTGCAAAATCTGTAGATGAAGCACGTGAGCTGCTCTCTTTACATGAGGTTGACCTGATCTTTCTGGACATCGCTATGCCCGGAAAAAATGGCTTTGAACTTATTCCAGATGCAAAACTGAACAATACCCAGGTCGTTTTCACTACCGCTTATGATCAGTATGCTTTAAGAGCAATTAAGGCTAATGCCCTGGACTATTTACTCAAGCCAATCGACATCGATGAGCTCAAAGAAACTGTAGAAAAAGCAGCAAAATTAATCCGTATGATTGACCAGGAATCCGACCGGAATGAGCGCTTAAAAAATTTAGCAAATAATTTAGCAGACCGGTCAGAAATCAGGAAAATAAGTTTGCCCAACGGACAAGGATATACCCTGATCGACCTCAATGAAATCATTCATATAGAAGCAGATAGCAATTATTCTATCTTCCATCTCGATAACAGGGAGAAAATCACGGTATCCAAAGTACTAAAGGATTACGAAGAGATTTTACCAGAAGACCAATTTATCCGCATTCATAAATCCAGTATTGTAAATTTAAATTACCTTAAAGAATACAACTCAAAAAACGGCCTGGAAGTTTTATTAAAAAATGGAGAGAAAATAGCCGTATCAAGACGCAGAGCAAGTATTTTTGCAGAGAAAGTTAAACAATATACCAATTTTGCCAGTGATAAATAA
- a CDS encoding ferritin-like domain-containing protein, with the protein MKSLQGEKEVLLQESGILTAKLQRRSFLQYAGAGVAGVALIAAGCKKDKSTPGLDSGVDLGSGDPGILNYAYALEQLEGAFYDAVVKSPYTGIPANELALLTDIRDHELAHREFFKKALGTGAIVSLTVDFSSINFADRTSVLNAAKAFEDLGVSAYNGAGKLLKTAKYLEVAGKIVSVEARHAALIRDLISNGSFADLTAVDANGLDGAKTPIQVLTIAKTYLKTAINASNLPTS; encoded by the coding sequence ATGAAAAGTTTACAAGGAGAGAAAGAGGTACTGCTTCAGGAGAGCGGTATTCTGACTGCAAAACTGCAACGCAGATCTTTTCTGCAATATGCAGGAGCAGGAGTTGCAGGGGTGGCTTTAATTGCTGCGGGCTGTAAAAAAGACAAAAGTACCCCAGGATTGGATTCAGGTGTGGATTTAGGTAGCGGTGATCCGGGTATCTTAAATTACGCATATGCACTGGAACAATTAGAGGGTGCATTTTATGATGCAGTAGTAAAAAGCCCTTATACAGGCATTCCTGCAAATGAGCTTGCTTTATTAACTGATATCAGAGACCATGAGTTAGCTCACCGTGAATTTTTCAAAAAAGCATTAGGTACTGGTGCGATTGTAAGTTTAACAGTAGATTTCTCCTCAATCAATTTCGCGGACAGAACAAGTGTATTGAATGCAGCTAAAGCATTTGAAGATTTAGGGGTTTCAGCCTATAATGGCGCGGGTAAACTTTTAAAAACGGCAAAATATTTAGAGGTTGCCGGAAAAATTGTTTCTGTTGAAGCCCGTCATGCTGCTTTAATCCGTGATTTGATTTCGAATGGGTCTTTCGCTGATTTAACAGCTGTTGATGCGAATGGACTTGATGGTGCTAAAACACCTATCCAGGTTTTAACCATTGCTAAGACCTATCTTAAAACTGCAATTAACGCGTCTAATTTACCTACTTCTTAA